The Candida dubliniensis CD36 chromosome 2, complete sequence genome contains a region encoding:
- a CDS encoding mannosyl phosphorylinositol ceramide synthase, putative (Similar to S. cerevisiae SUR1) yields the protein MRKELKCIIWAHVGLIVYLLYLSFDLLSLLNDDIFSDALLDVEINPNPSTTLNKPAIIPKIIHQTYKTTDIPEIWKPGQQACINLHQDDYQYFLWTDESAREFINKEFNWFIDTWDNYKYPIQRADAIRYFALYYYGGIYIDLDDGCKRKLDPLLTVPAFVRKTAPTGISNDVMGSVPNHPFFLKVIQDLEKYQRNWLVPYITIMMSTGPLFLSIMWKQYKRWGVPEAGKVRILLPQNYKGTTSSYFAIVRGSSWHMGDANFIKSLGDHLVLAVIGGFLLGLLILFMEYLFYSWLISSQCKRLTSKIISLTWAILMGVLRFFHLDKLLSKCDFWSRSSKYDELVLPKDSNDLKNINNNNNNNNNTNGGADNNGNDKSEYNSNNNNSTNNNNNNNNNNNNNNNNTGKTRLSSIFNILGGKTKVKRRNRKDSNLPIEIDVLSKLLDDTVIIDASTTETPTNAITPISPTINSKTSNNELLIPTINNTNDTNNVNNKNTCDDQSTLLPYSTRLSSSSSSSSRSSSTSSLPSHETIMKLNNDIV from the coding sequence ATGagaaaagaattgaaatgCATTATTTGGGCCCATGTTGGTCTAATTGTTTATCTATTgtatttatcatttgatttactttcattattaaatgatgatattttcAGTGATGCATTATTAGATGTTGAAATTAATCCTAACCCTAGTACCACATTAAATAAACCAGCTATTATCCCGAAAATTATCCATCAAACTTATAAAACCACTGATATCCCAGAAATTTGGAAACCTGGTCAACAAGCTTGTATCAATCTTCATCAAGatgattatcaatatttctTATGGACCGACGAACTGGCTCGtgaattcatcaataagGAATTCAATTGGTTTATTGACACTTGggataattataaatatccTATTCAACGAGCAGATGCTATTCGTTATTTTGCCTTGTATTATTACGGTGGGATTTATATTGACTTAGATGATGGTTGTAAACGTAAATTAGACCCCTTACTTACAGTGCCAGCTTTTGTTCGTAAAACTGCCCCCACCGGGATCTCCAATGATGTTATGGGTAGTGTTCCTAATCATCCTTTCTTCTTGAAAGTAATTCaagatttagaaaaatATCAACGTAATTGGTTGGTGCCGTATATCACCATCATGATGTCAACAGGaccattatttttatcCATCATGTGGAAACAATATAAACGTTGGGGTGTTCCCGAAGCTGGGAAAGTGCGGATTTTATTACCTCAAAATTATAAAGGAACTACATCATCATATTTTGCCATAGTTCGAGGCTCTTCTTGGCATATGGGTGATGctaatttcattaaaagTTTGGGTGATCATTTGGTATTGGCAGTAATTGGTGGGTTTTTACTtggtttattaattttatttatggaatatttgttttattcCTGGTTAATCTCAAGTCAATGCAAAAGATTGACTAGTAAAATTATCAGTTTAACTTGGGCCATCTTAATGGGGGTTTTAAGATTTTTCCATTTAGATAAACTTCTATCTAAATGTGATTTTTGGAGTCGTTCTAGTAAATATGACGAATTGGTTTTACCAAAAGACagtaatgatttgaaaaatatcaacaacaataataacaacaacaacaacactaATGGTGGTGCCGATAACAATGGTAATGATAAGAGTGAGtacaatagtaataataataatagcaccaacaataataacaacaacaacaacaacaacaacaacaacaacaacaacactgGAAAAACTagattatcatcaattttcaatattttggGTGGTAAAACAAAGgttaaaagaagaaatcgtaaagattcaaatttacctattgaaattgatgttttGAGTAAACTTCTTGATGATACAGTAATAATAGACGCTTCTACCACTGAAACCCCTACTAACGCAATTACTCCAATTTCACCAACTATCAATTCAAAGACTTCTAATAATGAACTTTTAATTCCAACCatcaataatactaatgatactaataatgttaataataaaaacacTTGCGATGATCAATCAACTTTACTTCCTTATTCGACTcgattatcatcatcatcatcatcgtcatctCGTTCATCTTCTACTTCTTCATTGCCTAGTCATGAAActataatgaaattaaataatgatattgtaTAA
- the SLP2 gene encoding stomatin family protein, putative, with protein sequence MYIFIMLSQIISKPNVYRQSGYVFYRQFTNRGPLSLLSPTTPTTPPPTTSSSSSSPSVQPPSSSSSSSSSSNVTTSIFPSTTTRTTTSTITPPTFFQTKPLPTNTIIKFVPQEEAWIVERMGKFHRILPPGLAILAPIIDKISYVQNLKEMALELPLQNAITLDNVKIKLNGIIYIKIIDPYKASYGIDDYKYSILKLIESRLNLQIGKLELSKILKNRELLNDLIIKIINDAAKENWGIECVRFEIKDIIPPQNIVDNYIDKFIKLQ encoded by the coding sequence atgtatatatttataatgtTATCCCAAATAATATCTAAACCAAATGTTTATCGTCAATCAGGATATGTTTTCTACCGTCAATTTACAAATCGTGGTCccttatcattattaagTCCAACCACTCCTACCACTCCTCCACCtacaacttcttcttcttcttcttcaccaTCAGTACAACcaccttcttcttcttcttcttcatctagTTCTAGTAATGTTACCACTTCCATTTTCccttcaacaacaacaagaacaacaactagTACCATTACTCCACCAACATTTTTCCAAACCAAACCATTACCAACTAatactattattaaatttgtaCCACAAGAAGAAGCATGGATTGTGGAAAGAATGGGTAAATTCCATCGTATTTTACCTCCTGGATTAGCTATTTTAGCTCctataattgataaaatcaGTTATgttcaaaatttgaaagaaatggCTTTGGAATTACCTTTACAAAATGCTATTACATTAGATAATgtgaaaattaaattaaatggtataatatatattaaaattattgatccTTATAAAGCTAGTTATGgaattgatgattataaatattctatattaaaattaattgaatcgagattaaatttacaaattgggaaattagaattatcgaaaattttgaaaaatcgAGAATTActaaatgatttaattattaaaattattaatgacGCTGCTAAAGAAAATTGGGGTATTGAATGTGttagatttgaaattaaagataTTATCCCACCACAAAATATTGTGgataattatattgataaatttatcaaattacAATAA
- a CDS encoding ribonuclease H2 subunit, putative (Similar to S. cerevisiae RNH202), giving the protein MDKESKVIILPNTTSGSEFKIINLPNPTNLVITKSYLVHHDEDKTSQLYELNIIGGEDDETDNDNASAKYRGAKLKSKSENSIKSLIFEPGYVLQSPKIIISNKFNLSYLLISLFSNLNQQQSPQSSLPENLFNDNFKSLEDLKDQLLNNYRENTDNDWVLEIPDQLYHQSLANLCDIITENIDESFYRFDLIKILHWLNGKVVALQKYILTSNDEPNNSILTKLKLELNPSMSNNIIEDQLLNDLSLLYSIDYIFNSYLDNGVNNYLKQKLLEQFKYDFTRVLKYIDDLKIQQNLIENVLESNLKSTTNNTKKKPSTGTANKKVKRGAIDSFFKKTK; this is encoded by the coding sequence ATGGATAAAGAGAGTAAAGTTATAATATTACCCAATACCACTTCTGGTAgtgaatttaaaattattaatttaccAAATCCAACCAATTTGGTCATAACAAAATCATACCTAGTGCACCATGATGAGGACAAGACTAGTCAATTGTACGAATTAAACATTATTGGTggtgaagatgatgaaactgataatgataatgctAGTGCAAAATATAGAGGTgcaaaattaaaatcaaaatcagaaaattcgataaaatcattaatttttgaGCCAGGTTATGTTTTACAATCACCGAAAATCATCATATCCAACAAGTTCAATCTTAGTTATTTactaatttcattatttctgaatctaaatcaacaacagtCACCACAATCATCGTTACCAGAGAACCtatttaatgataattttaaaagtttagaagatttgaaagatcaattattaaataactACCGGGAAAATACAGACAATGATTGGGTGTTAGAAATTCCTGatcaattatatcatcAAAGTTTGGCAAATTTATGCGATATAATAACtgaaaatattgatgaatcatTTTATCgatttgatttaatcaaaattttaCATTGGTTAAATGGGAAAGTTGTAGCATTACAAAAGTATATCCTTACAAGTAATGATGAACCTAACAATAGCATATtgacaaaattgaaattagaaTTGAATCCATCAATGTCAAATAATATCATAGAggatcaattattgaatgatctaagtttattatattctattgattatatttttaatagTTATTTGGATAATGGTGTCAACAActatttgaaacaaaaattgttggaaCAATTCAAATATGATTTTACTCGAGTTttgaaatatattgatgatttgaagATTCAACagaatttaattgaaaatgttttAGAAAgtaatttgaaatctactacaaataatactaaaaagaaaccatCCACTGGCACAGCTAATAAAAAGGTCAAACGTGGAGCCATTGAtagttttttcaaaaaaactAAATGA
- a CDS encoding exosome complex exonuclease, putative (Similar to S. cerevisiae RRP45): MSKELSLNQKNYLIQALKSNIRLSTSNSGGGSNGSRKFNQFRPIDIKLSNTRYGSVELSLGKTKVMVNITSRITEPYQDRPFEGIMTINCEIPNHIKIQSNDNDNEDEFINLINRALDRAIRRSNAVDLENLCIIAGEKVWELIIDLQVLNYDGNLIDSGCLAIITALLDFKKPDVTINNNNTSSNSSTSGNIIIHDDEMKRPFIELSILHIPICLTFSLFNLGSKETNLKTNDIDQEIWLLDGDVMEESCRDGYLIMTMNQNHELIQLSKIGGGINGGVSIDGQQLINLCHESIDEINRLTNLVKSTVKNHQLNRYNNENYKLLESSADR, from the coding sequence ATGTCGAAAGAATTATctttaaatcaaaaaaactatttaaTACAAGCATTAAAGTCGAATATTCGATTATCAACTTCCaatagtggtggtggcagCAATGGATCACGAAAATTCAATCAGTTTCGACCAATTGatatcaaattatcaaacaCTAGATATGGATCAGTAGAATTATCATTAGGTAAAACCAAAGTCATGGTAAATATTACATCAAGAATCACTGAACCTTATCAAGATCGTCCATTTGAAGGAATCATGACAATAAATTGTGAAATACCTAATCATAttaaaattcaatcaaatgataatgataatgaagatgaatttataaatttaattaatcgAGCATTAGATCGAGCTATACGCAGATCAAATGCGgttgatttggaaaatttaTGTATTATTGCTGGAGAAAAAGTTTGGgaattaattattgatttacaAGTATTAAATTATGATggtaatttaattgatagtGGATGTTTAGCCATAATCACAGCATTActtgattttaaaaaaccTGACGTGACaatcaataacaataatactagtagtaatagttCCACAAGTGGtaatattatcattcatgatgatgaaatgaaacgaccatttattgaattatcaatattacaTATTCCAATATGTTTAACATTTCTGTTATTTAATCTTGGATCTAAAGAAACTAATTTAAAAactaatgatattgatcaaGAAATTTGGTTATTAGATGGTGATGTCATGGAAGAATCATGTCGTGATGGATATTTAATTATGACCatgaatcaaaatcatgaattaattcaattaagtaaaattggtggtggtattaATGGTGGAGTATCTATAGATGgtcaacaattaattaatttatgtCATGAATCAATAGATGAAATTAATCGATTGACTAATTTGGTTAAATCAACGGTAAagaatcatcaattgaatagatataataatgagaattataaattattagaatcaAGTGCTGATAGATAA